Proteins found in one Vagococcus carniphilus genomic segment:
- a CDS encoding MurR/RpiR family transcriptional regulator, giving the protein MQEDIFLLIESHRLEFTDVEQVVANYFLSKKEPLTIDKLSKTLAVSKASITRFCKKIGLNNYKELIFLYNLSMRKGKDEKLASTAVTSLYHALATRSSAIFDEASVDEFCHLIHEYKIIHFLGMGFNSYAGADFQFKFSRLGKYVRVISDQNSIKLSAEFAEKDELIIACSLRGIDDSMSQALAMAKERGVSVLLITANQHSPLKPFAQATLMAATLTKEESLGNISPQIPILIQLDIVYERYIHLYSDSVQKWLQAEAILTQ; this is encoded by the coding sequence ATGCAAGAAGATATCTTTTTATTGATTGAGTCCCACCGTTTAGAATTTACAGATGTCGAGCAAGTAGTTGCTAATTACTTTTTAAGTAAAAAAGAGCCGTTGACCATCGATAAGCTATCTAAAACGTTAGCTGTATCAAAGGCATCTATCACCCGTTTTTGTAAAAAAATTGGCTTGAATAACTATAAGGAGTTAATTTTTCTTTATAATTTATCGATGCGAAAAGGTAAAGATGAAAAATTAGCCTCAACTGCGGTGACTAGTTTGTATCATGCATTAGCAACAAGAAGTTCTGCTATTTTTGACGAAGCAAGTGTCGATGAGTTTTGTCATTTGATTCATGAGTATAAAATCATTCATTTTTTAGGGATGGGATTTAACTCTTATGCAGGAGCAGATTTTCAGTTTAAGTTTTCGAGATTGGGTAAATATGTGCGAGTGATTTCTGATCAAAATTCGATTAAGCTGTCAGCTGAATTTGCAGAAAAAGATGAGTTGATTATTGCCTGTAGTTTAAGAGGAATTGATGATTCCATGTCACAGGCACTAGCTATGGCAAAGGAAAGAGGCGTTTCTGTCTTACTGATTACAGCAAATCAACATTCACCTTTAAAACCTTTTGCTCAAGCGACGCTAATGGCAGCGACATTAACGAAAGAAGAATCTCTTGGTAATATCTCGCCACAAATACCTATTTTAATCCAACTGGATATTGTTTATGAAAGATATATTCATTTGTATTCAGATTCAGTACAAAAATGGTTACAAGCAGAAGCTATATTAACTCAGTAA
- a CDS encoding glycoside hydrolase family 1 protein, with the protein MLKFPANFLWGSAASAPQTEGHALLNGKSATTWDKWIELNPEKFNEGQGPKDTSNVYELYKEDIERMKEIGMNSYRTSISWARLLPDGKTVNEEAVAFYRDYFEELNKAGIKPIINLFHFDMPWWLMEKGGWETRESVDAFSFYAKTAFELFGDLVEEWTTFNEPLVHIECGYLYGFHYPAIVDFKKAIQVGYHTLMAHIFSVKAFKEGDFKGRIGIILNVTPTYAKSESKEDQEAKNAADLLVIKSFLDPCVLGVVPEGLIELVKEHDLTPVTETGDKEAIKNYPVDFIGINYYQPMRVEAPATKRVPALTTTDLFAPYDWPEKRINPYRGWEIYPEALYDVSIMMKEDYNNIPWYVSENGMGVADEERFMDDSGMIQDDYRIEFMEEHLTQLHKGIEAGSNCFGYHTWTFVDCWSWLNGYRNRYGFYRVDLDDDNFKRTMKKSGLWYKELSENNGF; encoded by the coding sequence ATGTTAAAATTTCCAGCTAATTTTTTATGGGGATCGGCAGCATCTGCCCCACAAACAGAAGGACACGCTTTATTAAATGGTAAAAGTGCAACAACTTGGGATAAGTGGATTGAGCTAAACCCTGAAAAATTTAATGAAGGACAAGGGCCTAAAGATACATCAAATGTTTACGAATTATACAAAGAAGACATTGAGCGTATGAAGGAAATTGGAATGAACTCATATCGTACATCTATTTCTTGGGCAAGACTTTTACCAGATGGCAAAACAGTTAATGAAGAAGCAGTTGCGTTTTACCGTGATTATTTTGAAGAATTAAATAAAGCTGGTATTAAGCCTATCATTAACTTATTCCACTTTGATATGCCTTGGTGGTTAATGGAAAAAGGTGGCTGGGAAACGAGAGAATCAGTAGATGCTTTTTCCTTTTATGCTAAAACAGCCTTTGAACTATTTGGTGATTTAGTTGAAGAGTGGACAACTTTTAATGAACCTTTAGTTCATATTGAATGTGGTTATTTATATGGTTTCCATTACCCAGCGATTGTTGACTTTAAAAAGGCAATTCAAGTAGGGTATCATACATTAATGGCACATATTTTTTCTGTTAAAGCTTTTAAAGAAGGAGACTTTAAGGGCAGAATTGGTATTATTTTAAATGTGACACCAACTTATGCGAAGAGTGAATCAAAAGAAGACCAAGAAGCTAAAAATGCAGCTGATTTACTTGTTATTAAGAGCTTCTTAGACCCTTGTGTATTAGGTGTTGTTCCTGAAGGTTTAATTGAATTAGTTAAAGAGCATGATTTAACACCTGTTACAGAAACAGGTGACAAAGAAGCTATTAAAAACTACCCAGTTGATTTTATTGGGATTAATTACTATCAACCAATGCGTGTTGAAGCTCCTGCTACTAAGCGTGTACCAGCGTTAACAACGACTGATCTTTTTGCACCATATGATTGGCCAGAAAAGAGAATTAACCCTTATAGAGGTTGGGAAATTTACCCAGAAGCGTTATATGATGTCTCTATTATGATGAAGGAAGATTACAATAATATTCCTTGGTACGTTTCAGAAAATGGAATGGGTGTCGCAGATGAAGAACGTTTCATGGATGACTCTGGAATGATCCAAGATGATTACCGAATCGAATTTATGGAAGAGCATTTAACGCAACTCCATAAAGGAATTGAAGCTGGTAGTAATTGTTTTGGGTATCATACATGGACATTTGTTGATTGCTGGTCATGGTTAAATGGCTACCGTAATCGTTATGGTTTCTACCGTGTTGACTTAGATGATGATAACTTTAAACGAACTATGAAAAAAAGTGGTTTATGGTATAAAGAGTTAAGTGAAAATAACGGATTTTAG
- a CDS encoding ROK family protein, whose product MGLVVFDIGGTAVKYGFWSDETLTEQGQFSTPKSFDEMKEEMLRVVKTHQGKQIDGVAISSPGAVNVDQRRIDGLSAVPYLHEYPVFDELEALFNLPVTIENDANCAGIAEIELGAGKKATNAVFLVLGTGVGGSIFINRKLYKGSHLFGGEFGLLVSESDRPLSNVGSIVKVANKYEAQTGKQVDGKAIFELLEEEDSLAMELVDEMYWAIAHALYNVQVSIDPELIIIGGGVSKRKEVSIEIANRLKSLLEKRSVPDIMPVIETCHFSNDANLIGAAMNFVSLNLK is encoded by the coding sequence ATGGGATTAGTTGTTTTTGATATTGGTGGAACAGCCGTAAAATATGGCTTTTGGTCAGATGAAACTTTAACAGAACAAGGTCAATTTAGCACACCAAAAAGTTTTGATGAGATGAAAGAAGAGATGTTGCGCGTTGTCAAAACACATCAAGGAAAACAAATTGATGGGGTGGCTATCAGCTCTCCTGGTGCGGTTAATGTGGATCAACGACGAATTGATGGACTCAGTGCAGTTCCTTATTTACATGAATACCCAGTATTTGATGAGTTAGAAGCCCTATTTAATTTACCTGTAACGATTGAAAATGACGCCAATTGTGCAGGAATTGCAGAAATTGAATTAGGTGCCGGTAAAAAGGCAACAAACGCTGTGTTCTTAGTTTTAGGAACAGGTGTCGGTGGCTCCATTTTTATTAATCGAAAACTTTACAAAGGCTCTCACTTATTTGGTGGTGAGTTTGGTTTACTCGTTAGTGAGTCTGATAGACCATTAAGTAACGTGGGTTCAATCGTTAAAGTTGCTAACAAATATGAAGCTCAAACAGGAAAACAAGTAGATGGCAAAGCTATTTTTGAACTACTTGAAGAAGAAGACTCATTAGCTATGGAATTAGTAGATGAAATGTATTGGGCTATTGCTCACGCACTCTACAATGTTCAAGTTTCGATTGACCCGGAGTTGATTATTATTGGAGGCGGTGTTTCTAAAAGAAAAGAAGTCTCTATTGAAATAGCTAACAGACTGAAAAGCTTGCTAGAAAAACGCTCAGTTCCAGATATTATGCCAGTTATTGAAACATGTCATTTTTCAAATGACGCTAATCTAATTGGAGCAGCTATGAATTTTGTTAGTTTGAATTTAAAGTAA
- a CDS encoding helix-turn-helix domain-containing protein — protein MEIGKMLKEKRAEHELTQEELSEKIFVSKKTISNWETGKTTPDLDSLIRLANLFDLSLDNLLLEGSSIVENIKHDMELKTLRVIQICNILISLCTMLVVFVSDLPYLVLIAFVVIGGCNLLTSFYIEDRVKKVKK, from the coding sequence ATGGAAATAGGAAAAATGTTAAAAGAAAAAAGAGCTGAACATGAATTAACTCAGGAAGAATTATCTGAAAAAATATTTGTTTCAAAAAAAACAATATCTAACTGGGAAACAGGAAAAACGACTCCTGATTTAGACAGCTTAATTCGATTAGCAAACTTATTTGATTTATCTTTAGATAATTTATTATTGGAGGGATCAAGTATCGTGGAAAATATTAAACATGATATGGAACTCAAGACATTAAGAGTAATTCAAATATGTAATATTCTTATTTCATTATGTACAATGCTAGTTGTCTTTGTGTCTGATTTACCATATCTGGTATTAATTGCATTTGTTGTAATAGGAGGATGTAATTTATTAACTTCGTTTTACATTGAAGATAGGGTAAAGAAAGTAAAAAAATGA